A single genomic interval of Chitinophaga sp. 180180018-3 harbors:
- a CDS encoding TonB-dependent siderophore receptor → MRQFHRQAGICLALLLLTVLGKAQTILKGIITDELNQPIPGVSIRLGEQVTLSDSSGRYTFTGIKPGQHQVVFSHVGYETFQEKFMLRSNTQEKLLHVHLLNTSTALQAVEVTGRKEKGYTNTESYAGSKTAMPIKDVPQSIQYVTKEVMQDQGAVRMSDIVKNMSGVNQHTFYDDVTIRGFRNQGGVGTNSSTQLFNGLRTFNGFWRQNLLNYLERVEVIKGPAAALYGNANPGGTINKVTKKPLQEDRKSVNLQLGSWNTMRINTDFTGPLNKDKTVLYRLNLGYENANSFRDLMFDKNIVIAPSISYLPSEKTRINLDVVYNKSDSRLDRGQSVFGSSDLYSTPISMNVADINDYLKEETYLVTASLSHRVAEHITFNTSFLRTGYRQDLFEHRSTAFAVDKQGKQIQELAFRRASMRHNEQYANSLSSYLNFDFKTGMPEHKVVVGYDFNDSRIPVGSSQSDATGYRLKDGTIATKYAVKDSAKYEFYQYKGRMIPKPNVPSFDLSANQHSLLDVNGYVYQPNNTDVVVPYYAQQHSIYVQDQITVNRLKLLAGLRYNYYIDHLGYATGNVNKVKQHSVLPRIGATYEVNAHINAYATYAAGYNPQSAASQNPLNGGPFDPLKSILLEAGLKTSWFNNRLSATMSVYSIEQRNSLYNALDPDNPDKLIQIGKEKSKGVELDIVGSILPNLYIIATYAHNDAVVEGAKGMTDTLYNHQQKPNAPKDQGSIWAKYECLNGPLKGFGIGAGANYVGKRTFGFLGTNGIIPSSGPEYLLVNSALYYRMNKLLIQLNFNNITNKTHWVGGYDSSRLYPGAPRNWLTSVSYIF, encoded by the coding sequence ATGAGGCAATTTCACCGGCAGGCAGGCATATGTCTGGCATTACTACTATTGACTGTTCTTGGCAAGGCACAAACCATTTTAAAGGGTATTATAACGGATGAGCTTAATCAGCCGATACCCGGCGTCAGCATACGGCTCGGCGAACAGGTGACACTGAGCGACTCTTCAGGGCGTTACACTTTTACCGGCATTAAGCCCGGTCAACACCAGGTTGTTTTTTCTCATGTAGGCTATGAAACATTCCAGGAAAAATTCATGCTGCGCAGCAATACGCAGGAAAAGCTCCTGCATGTTCATCTTCTCAATACCTCTACAGCACTACAGGCGGTAGAAGTAACAGGAAGAAAAGAAAAAGGCTACACGAATACAGAAAGCTACGCCGGCAGCAAAACCGCTATGCCCATTAAAGATGTGCCACAGTCGATCCAGTATGTTACCAAAGAAGTGATGCAGGATCAGGGCGCCGTACGTATGTCCGACATCGTCAAAAACATGAGCGGTGTGAACCAGCATACTTTCTATGATGATGTTACCATCCGTGGATTCCGCAACCAGGGCGGCGTAGGCACCAACAGCTCTACGCAGTTGTTCAACGGCCTCAGAACTTTCAATGGCTTCTGGCGGCAGAACCTGCTCAATTATCTCGAGCGTGTGGAAGTGATAAAAGGCCCTGCCGCAGCCCTTTACGGCAATGCAAACCCCGGAGGCACCATCAACAAAGTGACTAAAAAACCGCTGCAGGAAGATCGTAAATCCGTGAATCTTCAACTCGGCAGCTGGAATACCATGCGTATCAATACCGACTTTACCGGTCCGCTGAATAAAGATAAAACCGTATTATACCGTCTCAATCTCGGCTACGAAAACGCCAACTCCTTCCGCGACCTGATGTTCGATAAGAACATCGTCATTGCCCCTTCCATCTCTTATCTTCCTTCTGAAAAAACCAGGATCAACCTGGATGTGGTGTACAACAAATCAGACAGCCGGCTCGACAGAGGCCAGTCTGTTTTCGGTTCCAGCGATCTGTACTCCACGCCCATTTCTATGAATGTGGCAGACATCAACGACTATCTCAAAGAAGAAACGTACCTCGTTACTGCTTCACTCAGCCATCGCGTGGCTGAGCACATCACCTTCAACACGTCTTTTCTCAGAACAGGCTACCGCCAGGATCTCTTTGAACACAGAAGCACCGCATTCGCCGTCGACAAACAGGGTAAACAGATTCAGGAACTGGCCTTCAGAAGAGCCAGCATGCGGCATAACGAACAATACGCCAACAGCCTTAGCAGCTATCTGAACTTCGATTTCAAAACCGGAATGCCGGAACATAAAGTAGTGGTGGGATACGACTTCAACGACAGCCGCATTCCTGTTGGATCTTCTCAGTCCGATGCCACCGGTTACCGCCTGAAAGATGGCACCATCGCCACCAAATACGCAGTGAAGGATTCTGCGAAATATGAGTTCTATCAGTACAAGGGCAGGATGATTCCCAAACCTAATGTGCCATCATTCGACCTCTCTGCTAATCAGCATTCCTTACTGGATGTAAACGGTTATGTTTACCAGCCTAACAATACAGATGTGGTAGTACCCTACTATGCACAACAGCATAGCATATACGTACAGGACCAGATTACTGTTAACCGGCTGAAACTCCTGGCAGGACTGCGTTACAACTACTACATCGATCACCTCGGCTACGCCACCGGCAACGTAAATAAAGTGAAGCAACACTCCGTACTGCCCCGCATCGGCGCTACCTATGAAGTGAATGCGCACATCAACGCCTATGCAACATACGCGGCCGGATACAATCCGCAGTCGGCCGCCAGCCAGAACCCGCTGAACGGCGGGCCTTTCGACCCATTGAAAAGTATACTCCTCGAAGCCGGCTTAAAAACCTCCTGGTTCAACAACCGGCTCAGCGCTACAATGTCTGTTTACTCCATCGAGCAACGCAATTCCCTGTACAACGCCCTGGATCCGGACAACCCGGATAAGCTGATCCAAATCGGTAAAGAAAAATCTAAAGGCGTGGAACTGGATATTGTAGGCAGCATACTTCCCAATCTTTATATCATCGCTACCTACGCCCACAACGATGCCGTGGTGGAAGGCGCCAAAGGCATGACAGACACGCTTTACAACCATCAGCAAAAACCCAATGCCCCCAAAGACCAGGGTAGCATCTGGGCGAAATACGAATGCTTAAACGGACCGCTGAAAGGCTTTGGAATAGGCGCCGGCGCAAACTATGTGGGAAAACGCACCTTTGGTTTCCTCGGTACTAACGGCATCATTCCCTCTTCAGGCCCTGAATACCTGCTGGTTAATAGCGCCCTGTACTATCGTATGAACAAGCTATTGATACAACTCAATTTCAATAATATCACGAATAAAACACATTGGGTAGGCGGATACGACAGCTCCCGGCTCTATCCCGGAGCACCGCGAAACTGGCTGACATCTGTATCTTATATCTTCTAA
- a CDS encoding DUF5686 family protein, with product MTYAQGTASITGKVVNKFTEEPLPFATVYWKAADFGVMTDSAGSFTIKKSFRPADTLVVRYVGYVPKHIPLQHAMAADLVIPLEATVNIGVEVKAKLDRGLVWWRQIVAHKQANEPGHYESYYADLYNKLEIDIANINRKRFEHSRILKPYSFITRQMDTTSEQTPFLPVFLSESVSDYYIAGAPPKVREEIRALNTSGIKNESVMEYLGGINQKVNTYNNYMYIFGREFVSPVSSTGDRYYNYKGLDTITRNGQEYYHLAFTPKREGENLFAGDCWIQSNTWALQKISLSISKVVSINFVKRLDIIQEFNQLNEREWVVTKDKCIVELSPLGKEKTSFIGRKTTLYRNIAVNQQHINGRLGANRRKEEVVIADSAVVNGKRYMEQHRPESLTANELRAITLIDTLKSMPEFRRLSNTVTFLVDGHIKLGKVEIGPWYKWISRNRVEGMRFRFDLGTTPQFNRNLRLFGYLAYGMKDKSLKGKMAVSYSLPGDNGWSIFSSYKNDLDNNQRGFNGEEVSLDNIFGQVVRRHGIPQKFIREDEVKLSVLKQFPQQYSLQGTVSRNVYNTFDPLPSHKMFFPEGAHNSHIVNTEFQLKFRYAPGEREIKTFRKVRRLRSDLPVTELSWSFAPSGVLDSKYNYQKLSLNVNQQFQIPRWGRVNYMVYAGKIFADKLPFMLLQVHPGNETYYYNKEAFSLMNKYEFFSDEYVGVNIEHNFNGKLLNLLPFMRKTGVRQFWNVKTVTGNLSYKNRVFNNMEFGSYGMRSLRGNVYTEVGTGFDNIFKYFRIDAVWRIYPKKTPMGHTGNFGLFGSFRLQF from the coding sequence ATGACATATGCGCAAGGTACTGCATCAATAACAGGGAAGGTGGTGAACAAATTCACGGAGGAGCCTTTACCTTTTGCGACCGTTTACTGGAAGGCGGCTGATTTTGGTGTGATGACTGATAGTGCCGGTTCATTTACGATTAAAAAAAGTTTCCGGCCGGCGGATACGCTGGTAGTGCGGTATGTTGGGTATGTGCCCAAACATATTCCACTACAACATGCTATGGCGGCGGATCTGGTGATACCGTTGGAGGCTACCGTGAACATTGGGGTGGAAGTAAAGGCAAAACTGGACCGTGGCCTGGTGTGGTGGCGACAAATAGTGGCACATAAGCAGGCGAATGAACCCGGGCATTATGAAAGTTATTACGCTGATCTGTACAACAAACTGGAAATAGATATTGCCAATATCAACAGAAAACGATTTGAACATTCCAGGATACTGAAGCCTTACTCCTTTATCACCCGGCAGATGGATACCACCTCTGAGCAAACACCCTTCCTGCCTGTATTTCTCAGCGAATCCGTGTCGGATTATTATATAGCCGGAGCGCCTCCGAAGGTGCGGGAAGAAATACGTGCACTGAACACCAGCGGCATTAAAAATGAGTCGGTGATGGAGTACCTCGGTGGCATCAACCAGAAAGTAAATACTTACAATAATTACATGTACATATTCGGCCGTGAGTTTGTGAGCCCTGTCAGCAGTACGGGCGACAGGTATTACAACTACAAAGGCCTGGATACTATTACAAGAAACGGTCAGGAATACTATCATCTTGCCTTTACGCCAAAGCGGGAGGGCGAGAATCTTTTTGCCGGCGATTGCTGGATACAAAGCAATACCTGGGCTTTGCAGAAGATCAGTCTTTCTATTTCCAAAGTAGTCAGCATCAACTTTGTAAAACGGCTGGATATTATTCAGGAGTTCAATCAGCTGAATGAGCGGGAATGGGTGGTTACGAAAGATAAATGTATTGTGGAGCTGTCGCCGTTGGGCAAAGAGAAAACTTCTTTCATCGGAAGAAAAACCACTTTATACCGCAACATAGCGGTTAATCAGCAGCATATCAACGGTAGGCTGGGCGCTAACCGGCGGAAGGAGGAAGTGGTGATAGCAGATAGTGCAGTAGTTAACGGCAAGCGTTACATGGAACAGCACCGGCCTGAATCCCTCACTGCTAATGAGCTGCGTGCCATCACGCTGATAGATACGCTGAAATCCATGCCTGAGTTCAGGCGGCTTAGTAACACCGTCACGTTCCTGGTAGATGGGCATATCAAGCTGGGCAAAGTAGAGATCGGGCCCTGGTACAAATGGATAAGCCGTAACCGGGTGGAGGGGATGCGCTTCCGGTTTGATCTGGGAACTACTCCGCAGTTCAATCGTAATCTGCGCCTGTTCGGGTACCTGGCGTATGGTATGAAAGATAAATCGCTGAAGGGTAAGATGGCAGTGTCTTACAGCCTGCCAGGAGATAATGGCTGGAGCATATTCTCCTCTTACAAAAATGATCTCGATAATAATCAACGTGGGTTTAATGGCGAAGAAGTGTCGTTGGATAATATTTTCGGACAGGTGGTACGAAGGCATGGTATTCCGCAAAAGTTTATCCGGGAGGATGAAGTGAAATTGTCGGTGCTGAAACAGTTTCCGCAGCAGTATTCCCTGCAGGGAACAGTATCGAGGAATGTATACAACACATTTGATCCACTTCCGTCGCACAAAATGTTTTTTCCGGAAGGAGCACATAACAGCCATATTGTGAACACGGAGTTTCAGTTGAAATTCCGGTATGCGCCAGGGGAGCGGGAAATCAAAACTTTCCGGAAAGTAAGGCGCCTGCGCAGCGATCTGCCGGTAACGGAACTGAGCTGGTCGTTTGCGCCCTCCGGTGTACTCGATAGTAAATACAATTACCAGAAGCTGAGCCTGAATGTGAATCAGCAGTTCCAGATTCCCCGCTGGGGCCGTGTGAATTACATGGTGTATGCAGGGAAGATTTTTGCAGACAAACTTCCTTTTATGTTATTGCAGGTACATCCGGGTAACGAAACCTATTACTACAACAAAGAAGCGTTCAGTCTGATGAATAAATATGAATTCTTCAGTGATGAATATGTAGGCGTGAATATTGAGCACAACTTCAACGGGAAGTTATTGAACCTGCTTCCGTTTATGAGGAAGACGGGGGTAAGACAGTTCTGGAATGTTAAGACCGTAACCGGTAACCTGTCGTATAAAAACAGGGTGTTTAACAACATGGAATTCGGCAGTTACGGCATGCGGTCGTTGCGGGGGAATGTTTATACAGAAGTAGGAACCGGTTTTGATAATATTTTTAAATACTTCCGAATAGATGCGGTATGGCGTATTTACCCCAAGAAAACGCCTATGGGACATACTGGTAATTTTGGTCTGTTTGGCAGTTTCAGGTTACAGTTCTAG
- a CDS encoding immunoglobulin-like domain-containing protein has product MKALYFLLAGCIIFSSCTKNSEGVIKQTVTPVYPVITLKGDPALAISIGSTYTDPGATAFDSLANSTTTLTPLVNPVDPKTPGVYFVNFQAINKWGYRTQATRLVLVTSTPASDDISGTYKRTSNSAVVHITKLATGLYSVDNLGGVAAGNNPVFFFPYVIGLTDLNTLVGPNQPTPLGGIFLDKTSIDRSGGTVTLKWAIEAPQGFGNSVRTFVKQ; this is encoded by the coding sequence ATGAAAGCATTATATTTCTTACTGGCGGGCTGCATCATATTCTCCTCCTGTACAAAAAACTCAGAAGGTGTAATTAAGCAAACTGTTACGCCCGTTTACCCGGTCATCACCCTGAAAGGTGATCCCGCGCTGGCCATTTCTATCGGGAGTACGTATACTGATCCTGGTGCAACGGCCTTCGACAGCCTGGCTAACAGCACTACTACCCTGACGCCGCTCGTTAATCCCGTAGATCCCAAAACTCCCGGAGTGTACTTTGTAAACTTCCAGGCGATCAATAAATGGGGCTACAGAACGCAGGCAACAAGGCTGGTGCTGGTTACGAGTACACCAGCCAGCGATGATATCAGCGGAACGTATAAAAGGACTTCCAACAGCGCCGTTGTTCACATTACTAAACTGGCCACTGGTTTATACTCAGTCGACAATCTGGGTGGTGTGGCTGCTGGCAACAACCCGGTGTTCTTTTTCCCTTATGTGATCGGATTAACTGATCTCAACACACTGGTAGGCCCCAATCAGCCTACGCCATTGGGAGGGATATTCCTTGATAAGACGTCTATAGACCGTTCCGGCGGCACTGTTACATTGAAATGGGCCATCGAAGCGCCCCAGGGCTTCGGTAACAGTGTACGTACCTTTGTAAAACAATAA
- a CDS encoding SusD/RagB family nutrient-binding outer membrane lipoprotein gives MKTNIKSLLLLSTFLLTSAGCKKFLDVNKDPNNAADVTVNVLLPSAESGLTFALGNTLTIDGGIWAQYWTQNPSSSQYKTLDQYAPTEGDFGNVWFSMNVDALENMQKVIDKGNAAKLKQYVAIGMLLKAYTFQLLTDLWGDVPFSQTMQGDVMTAQVLYPKFDTQTSIYDGLVKMVNDATALIDPNDATAPGTDDLIYAGDMNKWLRFANTLKLKIGMRLAKKDPTRAQAIISTLQGATFIQPGESALQNFNSTGGQTNPLYGAIAGSVLSKTTNLVASSTTVSFMRALSDPRLQAFYAPVASGAIVGIPQGSFANPPTTIVSNPSAATGANAVDVNSALAPVKLMTDYEANFLQAEAIARGWLPGSAQALYNQGITNNFQAYGIDTTTAPAYYTQPDVAYPTGTAVETQVQAIITQKWAAMCGNETIEAWTEWRRTGYPSFFTISQASVIGAGRWPGIFLYPSSELTRNPNAPKTNHLVYEKVWWAN, from the coding sequence ATGAAAACGAATATAAAATCACTGCTACTTTTGTCGACCTTCCTGCTTACTTCAGCTGGTTGCAAAAAGTTTCTCGATGTGAACAAAGACCCAAACAACGCAGCTGACGTAACGGTAAATGTGCTGCTCCCTTCAGCAGAATCGGGCCTGACCTTCGCATTAGGCAATACCCTGACTATAGATGGTGGTATCTGGGCCCAGTATTGGACACAGAACCCTTCTTCATCACAGTATAAAACGCTCGACCAGTATGCCCCTACCGAAGGCGACTTCGGTAATGTCTGGTTCAGCATGAACGTTGACGCATTGGAAAATATGCAGAAGGTCATCGACAAAGGCAACGCCGCCAAACTTAAACAATATGTGGCTATCGGTATGCTCCTTAAAGCATACACTTTCCAGCTGCTTACAGATCTCTGGGGTGATGTACCTTTCAGTCAGACTATGCAGGGCGATGTCATGACCGCTCAGGTACTCTATCCTAAATTCGACACACAAACCAGCATCTACGATGGATTGGTGAAAATGGTCAACGATGCCACCGCCCTGATAGATCCCAACGATGCTACCGCTCCCGGTACCGACGACCTGATCTATGCTGGTGACATGAACAAGTGGTTACGCTTTGCCAATACCCTGAAACTGAAGATAGGCATGCGTCTCGCTAAAAAAGATCCAACCCGTGCACAGGCTATCATCAGCACGCTCCAGGGAGCAACCTTTATCCAGCCTGGTGAGTCAGCCTTACAGAACTTCAACTCCACTGGCGGGCAAACCAACCCCTTATACGGAGCTATTGCAGGTTCTGTGCTGAGCAAAACTACCAACCTGGTGGCCAGCTCAACTACCGTTAGTTTCATGAGAGCGCTGAGCGATCCGCGGTTGCAGGCTTTCTATGCTCCTGTTGCCAGTGGCGCTATTGTTGGTATTCCGCAGGGAAGCTTCGCGAATCCTCCAACCACTATTGTATCCAATCCTTCAGCCGCTACCGGAGCAAATGCAGTAGACGTTAACTCTGCACTGGCCCCTGTAAAATTAATGACCGACTATGAAGCCAATTTCCTGCAGGCAGAAGCAATTGCCAGAGGATGGCTTCCCGGAAGCGCCCAGGCGTTGTACAACCAGGGTATCACCAATAACTTCCAGGCATATGGTATAGATACCACTACTGCTCCTGCTTACTATACGCAGCCGGATGTGGCTTATCCTACAGGTACTGCCGTGGAAACTCAGGTGCAGGCTATCATTACCCAGAAATGGGCGGCTATGTGCGGTAACGAAACCATTGAAGCATGGACAGAATGGAGAAGAACAGGCTATCCATCTTTCTTCACCATTTCACAGGCATCTGTTATCGGCGCCGGAAGATGGCCGGGAATATTCCTGTATCCTTCTTCCGAGCTGACCAGGAATCCCAACGCACCCAAAACCAATCACCTGGTATATGAGAAAGTATGGTGGGCTAATTAA
- a CDS encoding SusC/RagA family TonB-linked outer membrane protein — MRKKTTQLIPFIPGLSNALPKACFMLLMLVMPLFTFAQHKVSGRVTAQEDGSVLPGVSVRIKNTNNGTATDAKGNYSLNASSGDILVFSFIGYNDREVPVTGSITYNVVLQATRTALTEIVVTGQGVKREKRSLGYAVATIDKGDIGDNTSPINALTGKVAGLNITSGNGPGTSSRITLRGPTSFSGNNQPVFVIDGIPVSNDNIKNTDFLNDQVDYGNRGNDINPNDIESITVLKGPAAAALYGSIASNGAILITTKKGKKGSAAQINFSTSYQLSNILKYPTFQNEFGEGNMDAIPNDRRENFSWGEPFDGKLRPFGQIVNGQQRLKEYKAIPNNVKDFFDPGQTFNNNVTVSGGSEKSTYFLSLGALNNKGVIPGTKYNKYSVRFSGSSDFSEKFSSSVSIGYTNISGILPLGGQSNSSYSSIYQQPRDIPIVDLKDLSNPFNGTFTGSDGVQYYGYYGAYTKNPYFLLQNYHNTNSVDRVNGTFSLSYKPVAGLDITERIGADVYSDRRYEKGAKYFFQPMDPFYAGNNWSDNGKYSQDLINYSQINHDLIITYTRALAKDFNMKLLGGNNVRMTTSNELFSATNTNGGLVVPGFYNLDNSNGPINSTNTISERRLYGFYGEADFDYKNMLFLGGTIRNDISSTLPTNHNSYVYPSVNAAFVFSELFKDNKFNDILNFGKLRISYAKVGADAPAYRLATTYKKTDISGDFGEILFPISANNATVPGFNRRNLIGNPDLKPEFTSSFEVGTELSFLKNIINLDVTYYKTKSTNQIVDVPVPNSSGFSAITMNVGEMTNQGIEIGLKTTPVNTKYGLKIDVFGTFSWLDNKVVDIFGGANGIKQIAIAPGVSGTTAMAQVAAIGKKYGTFYGTGLALDSATGKVIIDPSTGLPRANATRYFGSYLPDYIASLGTNISYKGFMLKVLFDTKQGGVFYSNTKGLLDFAGTAAETDINHRADFIFPNSGYTDPNTGKFVNNTTIKTHPYNYWTNVVPAGENVVDGSYVKLREASIGYSFSQSMLKHTPFTRLTVLLYGNNLFLWVPKSNQFADPEINSQGASNVQGYEFQSNPSLRNYGLKVDVSF; from the coding sequence ATGAGGAAAAAAACAACTCAACTTATTCCCTTTATCCCCGGCCTAAGCAATGCTTTGCCCAAAGCCTGCTTCATGCTGCTTATGCTGGTTATGCCGCTGTTCACTTTTGCCCAGCATAAAGTATCTGGTAGAGTAACAGCACAGGAAGATGGCTCTGTCCTGCCCGGCGTAAGTGTCAGGATCAAAAACACTAATAACGGTACCGCCACCGATGCAAAAGGAAACTACTCCCTCAACGCTTCTTCCGGCGACATCCTCGTTTTCTCCTTTATCGGGTACAACGACAGGGAAGTGCCCGTTACCGGCAGCATCACGTACAATGTTGTACTGCAGGCAACCCGTACAGCGCTCACTGAAATAGTAGTAACCGGCCAGGGTGTAAAAAGAGAGAAACGAAGCCTGGGCTATGCAGTGGCTACGATCGACAAAGGAGATATCGGTGACAATACCAGCCCGATTAACGCACTGACTGGTAAAGTAGCAGGTCTGAATATCACCTCCGGTAACGGTCCGGGTACTTCTTCCAGGATCACCCTGAGAGGCCCCACGTCTTTCAGTGGTAACAACCAGCCGGTTTTCGTTATCGATGGAATACCGGTAAGTAATGATAACATAAAGAACACCGACTTCCTGAACGATCAGGTCGATTACGGTAACAGGGGTAATGATATCAACCCTAATGATATCGAAAGCATCACGGTACTGAAAGGACCCGCCGCTGCTGCATTGTATGGTAGTATCGCTTCCAACGGAGCAATCCTTATCACTACTAAAAAAGGTAAGAAAGGTAGTGCCGCACAGATCAATTTCAGCACCAGTTATCAATTGTCCAATATCCTGAAGTATCCTACTTTCCAGAACGAATTCGGAGAAGGTAATATGGATGCAATTCCGAACGACAGAAGGGAAAACTTTAGCTGGGGCGAACCTTTCGACGGCAAGTTGCGCCCCTTTGGTCAGATAGTAAACGGACAACAACGATTGAAGGAATATAAAGCCATTCCCAATAACGTAAAAGATTTCTTCGATCCCGGACAAACATTCAATAATAACGTAACCGTTTCCGGTGGTAGCGAGAAATCTACTTACTTCCTGTCGCTCGGTGCTTTAAATAATAAAGGAGTTATTCCCGGTACCAAGTACAACAAATACAGCGTGAGGTTCAGCGGATCTTCTGATTTCTCTGAGAAATTCTCCAGTTCTGTATCTATCGGGTATACCAATATATCCGGTATCTTACCTCTCGGCGGACAAAGCAACTCGTCCTATTCTTCTATCTACCAGCAACCCAGGGATATTCCCATTGTTGATCTGAAAGATCTCAGCAATCCGTTTAATGGTACTTTTACGGGCTCTGACGGAGTACAATATTATGGCTACTATGGCGCCTATACGAAAAACCCGTATTTCCTGCTGCAGAACTACCATAATACAAATAGTGTAGACCGTGTGAACGGAACTTTCTCCCTGTCGTACAAACCAGTAGCCGGCCTCGACATCACGGAACGTATAGGTGCGGATGTTTACAGCGACCGCAGGTATGAAAAAGGTGCTAAATACTTCTTCCAACCAATGGATCCGTTCTATGCAGGTAACAACTGGTCCGACAACGGTAAATACTCCCAGGATCTTATTAACTACAGCCAGATTAACCATGACCTCATCATTACTTATACAAGGGCGCTGGCGAAAGATTTCAACATGAAATTACTGGGCGGTAACAACGTGAGAATGACGACCAGTAATGAACTTTTTTCCGCAACAAATACCAACGGAGGTCTTGTAGTACCGGGTTTCTATAATCTCGACAACTCAAATGGACCTATTAACTCTACCAACACCATCAGCGAAAGAAGGTTATATGGCTTTTACGGGGAAGCAGATTTTGACTATAAAAATATGCTGTTCCTGGGTGGTACCATCCGTAACGATATATCCTCTACACTGCCCACGAATCATAACTCTTACGTATATCCCAGTGTAAATGCTGCTTTTGTATTCTCCGAATTATTTAAAGACAACAAATTCAACGATATATTAAACTTCGGAAAATTAAGGATCAGCTACGCTAAAGTAGGGGCCGATGCTCCGGCCTACCGGTTAGCCACTACTTATAAGAAAACAGATATCAGCGGTGATTTCGGAGAAATCCTGTTCCCCATCTCTGCTAATAATGCTACCGTACCAGGTTTCAACCGTCGTAACCTTATCGGTAACCCGGATCTGAAACCAGAGTTCACCTCTTCTTTTGAAGTAGGAACCGAGCTCTCCTTCTTAAAGAATATCATCAACCTGGATGTTACCTACTACAAAACCAAGTCTACCAACCAGATCGTAGACGTTCCGGTTCCTAACAGTTCCGGGTTTTCAGCTATCACCATGAACGTGGGTGAAATGACTAACCAGGGTATAGAAATCGGTCTCAAAACCACTCCGGTCAATACCAAATATGGACTGAAGATTGATGTTTTTGGAACCTTTAGCTGGCTCGACAATAAGGTGGTGGATATCTTTGGAGGCGCCAATGGTATAAAGCAAATTGCCATCGCACCCGGGGTTAGCGGTACCACAGCAATGGCACAGGTAGCTGCCATCGGAAAAAAATATGGAACATTCTACGGTACAGGTCTGGCACTCGATTCTGCTACCGGAAAAGTGATCATAGATCCAAGCACCGGCCTGCCCCGTGCCAACGCTACCCGCTATTTCGGATCATATTTGCCTGATTACATCGCCTCTCTGGGAACAAATATCTCTTACAAGGGATTCATGCTTAAAGTGCTGTTCGATACCAAACAGGGCGGCGTATTCTACTCCAATACCAAAGGGCTGCTCGACTTCGCCGGTACCGCAGCAGAAACTGATATTAATCACCGGGCAGATTTTATTTTCCCGAATTCAGGCTATACAGATCCTAACACCGGCAAATTCGTGAACAACACGACCATTAAAACGCATCCGTATAACTACTGGACCAATGTTGTTCCTGCAGGCGAAAACGTCGTAGATGGGTCCTATGTGAAACTGCGGGAAGCTTCCATCGGATATTCCTTCAGCCAGTCGATGTTAAAACATACGCCATTTACCAGACTCACCGTGTTGCTGTATGGTAATAACCTTTTCCTTTGGGTGCCTAAATCCAACCAGTTTGCTGATCCGGAAATTAACTCCCAGGGTGCCAGCAACGTGCAGGGATACGAATTCCAGTCTAACCCTTCACTCAGGAACTATGGTCTCAAAGTGGACGTATCATTCTAA